A window of the Isosphaera pallida ATCC 43644 genome harbors these coding sequences:
- a CDS encoding anthranilate synthase component II translates to MILLIDNYDSFTYNLVQRLGEIDPTLEVKVVRNDQIDPDGVAALQPSRILISPGPCTPREAGVSNELILRFGPTIPILGVCLGHQCIGHALGAVVRRADRIMHGKTSMIYHDGLGVFRGLPEPFEATRYHSLIIDPATLPPELVVTAHTDQGEVMGVRHLHWPLEGVQFHPESFLTAEAGVRLLKNFVGNAR, encoded by the coding sequence ATTACGACTCCTTCACCTACAACTTGGTTCAGCGGTTAGGCGAGATCGATCCGACTTTGGAGGTGAAGGTGGTTCGTAACGACCAAATCGACCCCGACGGGGTCGCCGCCCTCCAACCGTCGCGGATTCTGATTTCACCGGGGCCGTGCACCCCGCGCGAGGCGGGCGTCTCCAACGAGCTGATCCTTCGCTTCGGCCCCACGATTCCGATTCTGGGAGTCTGTTTGGGTCATCAGTGCATCGGTCATGCTCTAGGCGCGGTGGTCCGTCGAGCTGACCGGATCATGCACGGCAAGACCTCGATGATTTACCACGACGGCCTCGGTGTGTTTCGCGGCCTTCCCGAGCCGTTCGAGGCGACCCGCTACCACAGCCTGATCATCGACCCAGCGACGTTGCCCCCTGAGCTCGTCGTCACCGCCCACACTGATCAAGGCGAGGTCATGGGGGTTCGGCACCTTCACTGGCCGCTCGAAGGGGTCCAGTTCCACCCTGAGAGTTTCCTCACCGCCGAGGCCGGTGTTCGCCTGCTCAAGAACTTCGTAGGTAACGCCCGATGA
- a CDS encoding molybdopterin molybdotransferase MoeA, with protein sequence MSMSDRSAASPARLLTIAEALEVVRTHAHPLEAVRVPLVAAWDCALAEPIRADRDSPPFDKALMDGYAIRSADAGDRREFEVLVVEEIPAGTVPSRQLGQGESALIMTGAPLPEGADAVVPREWADDPAQGRQTDRPLPRLVRLRPPTPVVPGVNVMVRGREMTAGEQVLTPPVQLTAVRLGLLASLGVARPLVTRRPRLIVVPTGDELVEPDQPPGPGRIRNSNAFTLAALARRAGAASRIAPIVPDRLDDLREALRQALDWADVVLVTGGVSAGDRDLVPAALESLGVRTLFHKVHLKPGKPLLFGVGPERTAATSEAAPDHPAAFAPGTDRPPALVFGLPGNPVSGIVGFLLFVQPALRLLSRCEEDGTTESRNLQVRLATQFTHRGDRPTYHPARFVAQPHLVPSPHGLDQARQDQGGPWVEPLAWAGSADLRTLAQADGFVVFEPGDAVYPIGASRPFLSL encoded by the coding sequence ATGAGCATGAGCGACCGCTCCGCCGCTTCGCCGGCCCGCCTGCTGACGATCGCCGAGGCGCTGGAGGTGGTGCGAACCCACGCCCACCCTCTGGAGGCGGTTCGCGTGCCTCTCGTCGCCGCTTGGGACTGTGCGCTGGCCGAGCCGATCCGGGCCGACCGCGACAGCCCGCCGTTTGACAAGGCGCTGATGGACGGCTACGCCATCCGCTCCGCTGACGCCGGCGATCGTCGGGAGTTCGAGGTTCTTGTGGTCGAAGAGATTCCCGCTGGCACAGTACCCAGCCGACAGTTGGGCCAAGGCGAATCGGCCCTGATCATGACCGGCGCGCCGCTGCCCGAGGGAGCCGATGCCGTGGTGCCCCGCGAATGGGCTGACGATCCCGCCCAGGGGCGGCAAACCGATCGCCCTTTGCCCCGCCTGGTCCGCCTGCGTCCCCCCACGCCGGTGGTCCCTGGCGTCAACGTCATGGTTCGCGGCCGGGAGATGACCGCGGGCGAGCAGGTGCTGACCCCCCCCGTCCAACTCACTGCGGTTCGTTTGGGCCTTCTGGCCTCGCTGGGGGTGGCCCGACCATTGGTGACCCGACGTCCCCGTCTGATCGTCGTCCCCACCGGTGACGAATTGGTGGAGCCGGACCAACCCCCCGGACCCGGCCGGATCCGCAACTCCAACGCCTTCACCCTGGCCGCCCTGGCGCGTCGGGCCGGAGCCGCCTCCCGGATCGCCCCCATCGTCCCTGATCGGCTCGACGACCTCCGCGAGGCGCTGAGGCAAGCCCTGGACTGGGCCGACGTGGTGTTGGTGACCGGCGGCGTCTCGGCGGGAGACCGCGACCTCGTGCCCGCGGCGCTGGAGTCCCTGGGGGTGCGGACCCTCTTCCACAAGGTCCACCTCAAGCCGGGCAAACCGCTATTGTTCGGGGTTGGTCCTGAGCGAACCGCCGCGACCAGCGAGGCTGCCCCGGATCACCCGGCCGCCTTCGCCCCCGGCACGGATCGCCCGCCTGCCTTGGTCTTCGGCCTGCCAGGGAACCCAGTCAGCGGGATTGTCGGCTTTTTGCTCTTCGTCCAACCGGCCCTGCGGCTTCTGAGCCGTTGCGAGGAGGACGGGACCACCGAGAGCCGGAACCTTCAAGTTCGGCTGGCGACCCAGTTCACCCACCGTGGCGACCGACCCACCTACCATCCGGCCCGCTTCGTCGCCCAACCCCATCTGGTTCCCTCACCCCACGGCTTGGACCAAGCCCGTCAAGATCAAGGCGGCCCCTGGGTCGAACCCCTGGCCTGGGCCGGTTCGGCCGATCTGCGAACCCTTGCCCAAGCCGACGGCTTCGTCGTCTTCGAGCCGGGCGACGCGGTTTATCCCATAGGGGCGTCGCGTCCGTTCCTTTCGCTCTGA